A stretch of DNA from Vanacampus margaritifer isolate UIUO_Vmar chromosome 1, RoL_Vmar_1.0, whole genome shotgun sequence:
CTTCCCAAAACTCATTGAACCAAATATTTCGGCGATTGTTCTCCAGAGAGCGGGACGTGAAGTAGTGATCAAAGCCTGGAACACATTATCAGTATAaccattacacacacacacacacacacacacacacagtatgtgttCTTACGGTCGATGGACGCCCGTTTAGGCAGGATGGTGACGGCCCCCTCGGCGACATCCTCCAGCTCCATGACGGGCGAGCTTTTCGCCCCCCAGCTGTCGGAGcccacaaacaggaagtgtccCGTCAAGTTGGCACGCTTGGCCGCCTCCAGGACCTGTCTGTCACAACCACAAGGGGGCCGGTGAGAGGGTGGGGTGCCTGAAGACGGGACCGATTCGGCGGTGAGCATTTACTTGATATCGTCCTCATTGGCAAAGATGATGACCCCCCTGGCGTTGCTGGTCTCCATCAAACGATTGACAATCTTGTCAAACTCGCCGTCTGTCGGTTCGCGGGGAATCTTCACCGACTGGGCGATACACACGCCGCCTGAGACAAACATGTCAACGCAACGGCTATTACATTGTAATAATGAGAGTCGAGCTTGTTACATCGTAATAGAACACAGCCATGAATTTAGGTAAATGGTAATGTTAAatggactgttttttttatatagtataTAATTACACAATATGGTGCCCAAAACGCTTTACAATGAGACTCATGCTTATTACATGCATATTACATGTCTATTACATTGTAATAAAATACAGCCATGAATTTTGGTAAATCGTAATGGTAAATGGATTGCTTTTTTTATAGTGCTTTTAattacaccatatggtgcccaaagcgctttacaatgcctcacattcacactcactttCACACACCAATGGCTGACTGCTGCCACGCAGGGCGCTTGCCAGCAGGTCCATTAGGAGCAAATCGgagttcagtgtcttgctcaagaacACCTTCGGCATGGTCACtagggtgaggatcgaacccagaacctcacgGATGGAGACGACCCCTTTAACACTGAGCCATGCTgccccaaatttgaaacccattTGCATACTGTAAACTATATAGTATGTGAATACACAATAGATGTGAATGAGAATGGACAGGCGCCTTACCGGCCTCCCTTGAGATCTGCACAAAGGCGTCCACTCCACTCTCGCCATAGCTTCCCTCGGACGCCAACGTGGACACGTAGTTCCAGCCCAGAGCTTTGACGATGTCCAACATGGCCTGCGCCTGGTACGAGTCCGGCGGGACCACTCGGGAGAAGAAGTCGTAGCGGTTGTTGTCACTCAGTTCCGGGGCAGTCGAGGCGTAACTCACCTGAGGGATCTGAGCGAGCGACAGAGAGCGTCAGCAACCGATCCACATTGAAAAGAAAgttgatattgtgtatgtgtgtgtgaatgaaaaAAACAGACGTTGACATCCTGTGTGTGAATGGACAGACATGATATTTATAAAGACAAGGACAAACGGCAGTCAAAAGGATTACAGTTGCGCAACAGCCCAAATGTGTGTCACGCTTCAATCAAGGGAGTAACAATCACATTAGGACACACTGGCAGATTAGTGCATGTAACACAAGCACTTTGACACGAACAACTCACAATAGCTAAAAATGCGACATTTGATGGCAGCGGAATGTGATGAGCAGAAGGTTACCATGGCGACCGTTCTCACGTTATTCTGTTATCGGTTCTTATTACGGCCATATTTCAAGTTTCATCGAATTGTTTGTTATGCGTGAGCCTCATCTACTTTGACTGCACTGCTATTTGTCCCGCTTgggcacacacacgcacacacttacacagtcattaaaaacattaaaagcagCAACGAAGCAGACACTAATTGCTCCCAAATTAATCCAGCATGTGCAGACTGTTGGTCTGTTTTTACATAACCAAAACATATGATAgaatatatcatatatatcaGTGTTTATTGACATGTGCCCTGCTgctgactggcgaccaatcagTTGTCTATATGACACTGGCTGCTGTCAGCAAGCGCGACGGGTGCGGGTTACCTCAAAGAGGCGCAGGATGTTGGCCACCATGATGGACACGGAGCTGGCCGAGGCGCCGATCACCGCCACCACGCGCTCGGGCTTTCGGATGACGGGTGGCCGCCCGTCGGAGCAGCGGATGTCGGACGTGTCCTTCTGGATGAGCGCCTGCACGAAAGTCAGCGACTGCTCCAGGGCGTAGGTGTCCCGCGAGCACGTGTCCAGGATGCGAGCGCCCAGCGTGATGTTGGGCAGCAGCGAGGGGTCGCCGTTGATCTGGTCCAGCGCGTACAACATGGCCTCCATGCGGTGGATGCCCTTCTCTTTCTTCAGCTCGCCGCAGGGCAGGCCGTGGGGTCCGCGGGCGTGGATGGGGAACAGGCCGCCCAGGGTGATGTCGCCCGGGATCTTGATGGAGTGGGGGTGGAAATGTTGGTGGGAGGCCCACACGCACAACGAGAGatccaggaggaggaggaggaggatggacGATGTCATTCTGATGCGATGTTCACTTGACTATCTTCATCCTGCTAGTGCGTGGTGCCTGAGAACAATCAATACATGAATCGATCAAGTAATCCCCTCATCACGGTTTCGGGGTTCATGGATTGTTTTTATACGGTTTCTATTTGGTTCTGcctcttgtttatttttgtgtaattcCACTGTCGACCATCAGATGGCGGCACACTATTGCTTgacaaatttgaaagaagaatgaaaacaggaagtatttcaagtcaGTCTAGTTTTGCTGAAGATTACTAAATGTCatatcctgctttttacgcccaCTCAAAGTGATGGCTGtaggttcattttataatgtacgCCTTTGGGCATGATTATGGATGTCTACTGTGAGGCTTTGAAGTTTGTGAGTTTGGAATAAATAGGATTTATTTACACTGCATAATATTTTTGTGCTATCCATTTTTCTTGCTCTCTCTCAATATGTTTAATTgtggttttattattttcaaggggggtcaacccccccaaaatatttacatatttacaatattttctatgcagtaccactagtctaaagactatgaattctgatgaatattgagtttgtagaatatgaattaagcagccaaatcaatcttttttttatccatatagggggcggccattttgccacttgtggactgaaaattacatcatagttgctcagggctctaggaacaaccaatcatagctcatctgttttctgaagctgagccatgattggcagTTAGTTACCTCAGAGACTGGtccagggcggccattttgccacttattgtggactgaaaatgacatcatagttgctcagggctcaggtcactaccaatcgtggctcagcttcagaaaacaagtgaactGGGCAACTATGAGGTCATTTCCAGTCCACAATAAGTGGACTACAAATTCTACAAAACTACACTACAAATTCATCAGATTATCGAGTTTAGTTTTTGGGAGGGTTGACCccgctttaaaataataaaactacaATTTAACATACTATGTATTGAGAGAGCAAGAACAATATACAGCCATAATCATGCCACTTAttgtggactgaaaatgacatcatagttgtcCAGTGCTCAGGTAActaccaatcacagctgttgcaaataGTGGAAATCTGCAAATAACTGAGACCCCCACCTAAAAAGCCCTtgctgccacaagatggtggcaaagcacaaCGTCAATTCCGTTCTTTGCCACTATGTCTATTTATAATCACTTACCTGTCAAAATGTAAACTCATCTCACTCAACAATTTCCATCAACTCACATCTGCTTTTTGACCGACGCTTCACACATTTAAACAATGATTGCAAAATAGAAGGCTCGCTTGCCCTGCTTTATTTACTAGTGGTGTCAATTCATTTGCACTTTTGCTATCTGGGAGTATGTGTGATGTCATggtaaaaaacaatatatatatatatatatatatatatatatatatatatataaatatatatatattgcctgATGCCCACAGTAATGTCCTGCAGCTCCTGCTTTCACATGCCTGCATGTGTACGACACTTGCAGCACAGTGATAAGTGCTTCGGTACAACGGGCTATTCCATGTTACACAGCTGCCCTTCCTCTGATTCTAGATCAGAAGCTGGGAATTTGCCCGGTTGCCAGTGGGTTCGATCTCACAGACCGCCcctcacttaaaaaataaaataaaattcacgtTCCCTTTAAACTAAAGACGTACAATCTGACCTTAATCATGTTGAATATTTACCCTAAGgcacattttcatttgaatgatttcaatgaaaaaaatgcactttgatTATGAAATGAAACCCTTCCTCCACCCCCACCTGCTGCAATGGTGCAATCAGGATTATCATCTAAATATGATCCTCATGAATGAAAAAACATCAGATAACACTtccaaataaattattattattaacaatgataataataattaaccaCAGTCGCTCAAACATGTATTGTATGAAGAATCTTACTTACGCAGGAAGTGCCTCCTCCCGGGCAGGGGGGCTCGCATCCTGGCTGCCCCACAGTGGAGGTTCTAGTCTGGTCAAGCTCACCTGGCGGATGGGGAAATTATACACCTCATAACAGACGCTCCAATCAGcacaatgtgtatgtgtatggaCTTTTGGAGGAGTGCTGTCATTGGCTGACACTGACCTCTAGTGGTGAAGGTTATGTCATTAAACAAtaggctctttgcacaaatccactacttcctgaactcaataccactccttcatttcctgtctttcatgatggGACAAAGTGATtagtccaggtgtgtctggccattgtcgtcgtggttactgaggtcaggcacacctggattaatcactttgtccaatcatgaaagacaggaaatgaaggagtggtgctgagttcaggaagtagcggatttgtgcaaagagcccattctcACCACCCCAAATCCccacaactttttaaaaatgtcacaataaaaacataataaaagagaatgtaaagaaataacgGTTCCTCCACATGTATTTAAACCATGAAGTTTCACTCACTCACAAACACTGTAATGTTTGTTGAAGTGTggctttaaggggcgtggcctagtgagtgacatCGGAAGCGTTGACTGCAGCTCCGTTTGGCCATTTAGTTCAGTTTCATTATCTTCTCTGTGCTTCTTGAGAGTgttcacattttgtatttaggTGGTGGTGGTGTAGTTTAAACTTTGGCTCGTAACACAAaagctttaaaatatatatatgaaaaaaggggaaaaaatgaaataagataTGGAATACTGATCACATAAAATTGAAGATTTCAGAAGTCAGAGACTAACCTTGCAGACATATTAATGGCCATGAACGGAGACAAAAGTGTCAAGAAATTGGTTTCAATATTTGACTcaaaaattctacacacaaaaaatcttccaaccaacagttagatTAAAATGGGAAAAGAAGTCTGGACTTGAAATTACAGAGCAAGACTGGCTGAGGTCAGTGGAGAGACTTTTGCTGGCGCACtttaataagattttttttttgttactccaAAAATAAAGGGTCTGCAAGGTGCTTTGTTGGAGGAAGTGTGGGGGACAGATAGCAGACCATTTCCATATATTTTGGGACTGTCTAAAAGTTTTGAGAAGAATATTTGACTTTTCCTTTCAAACAATATATTTAGGCAATATCGCAGCCGACCTTCCAAACCCGGACAAATATCTGCTAAAGATAATAATGGCAGCCACAAAAATGGCAGTAACTAGAGATGGCTCCAATCTGATCCTCCAACACAGACCAATTGGATAAGTATTATGAACACAATTGAAAGTATGGAGCGAATTACCTTCTCTTTAAACCcaaaaatttaaacatttcttctgttttgggaaaaatggATTGTGTTTATAAACCAAAAAAGTGACTCTTGAACCATTGCTGTATAAACAGACCTGTATTAAAATTTTCTGTTATGTAAAAttgatgtttgttgttttgttatatttggaaaaagttacacaaaacgaaagaaaaaaaagaaaaagaaaagaaagaaaacaaattgaaGCTTTCGATATCATGGACACTTTAAGCCATTTCCCAACCTGCCCAAGGCTTGACGTGACCTGACAACACACAAGAATGAGCCGCAGCAttgagaataaataaaaacttttaatatTTGGTGGTGTAAATATATTGCGAGTACAACACGAGAAGAAGACGCTGGAAGAACGACGACGAGTCCCATCATGCATTGCGCTATATTGCAGAGAGCTTTGGTGTCATTTACCGAAGACGCAGAGAAAACAGAATCGGCTCTGAAAAACATGAAATCAAAAATCCTCGACAGGAGTAAAAATATGGCAGGAGACTGCAAAATAAAAGGTTTCCCTTCTtgtgcaaatgaaaaaaagttggcCAACAATtctgttttctctgcttttctcaataacaaatgaaaatgtaaactcAGCCAACAATACTACATTCAACAGTCACATGATCAAGTTGGCTCAGCCCATGTGGCATTCACATTTCGTGTGTGAAGTCAAATCTTTTTCAGCATGAGCGAAAGTATTCCTTCTGATCAGCACCGATGAAACACAGCCCATTTCCTGAAGCTACAAGTCCATATAAATAACCGTAATCATAACATTAGAAACACAGCAATCTAGTGTTGGTGTCGGACATTCTGCGAGCTGATTGGACCGTttgagagacagagacagagttGACTTGCTGACACCAGCCAATCGGGGACGTGTGATGgcgttaaaattaaaatgcctTGGAGTCGGTTAATTAGGGACGCCTAATTAAGATTCTGGAAGAGGATTGGGcaaagtatatacagtacaaggtAGTTCTTCATTCCGGCCTACAAGCATTTACATAAATCAACAGtccaaaaatattcattttatacatttaattCTTACTAAAATCTATTTACTCATTTTTTTATCTCAGTAAATCAGATATTTATTGCTGACAATATAATATTAGTTAATTGTACATATacactttacattttttttacttcatttaatAATTGGTGAATTCATAGCATTGACATGAACTgtgaataataaaatgaaaaaaaatgagaatgaaTTGGTAGttttcttattaaaataaactattttacataCACTTTAACATGTGGCTCTTGAACACAAAAATTTGCCCAGCCCTCATCAAGAAGCTTAAACGGCAACTCTAAATTCAAACCTGTTCACGCCGCAGCCACGTGGGATCTTCAGTGTTCGCATTATGCCAAAAGTGACACTTCCATGTCTTGTGTCGGGAATGCCTGCCCACCCATTATGTGAGGTTTGAATACAAGTGGCCAATTGGATGCATGTGATTTGGGCACGTGCTCCACTAAAGTATGTAATAAGTGGTTAAATACcaaatcagtttttttgtttttgttttttaaacaaggtTTTCCAAGTTAATTGATAAAATGACTCATTTTGATCATGCATGTTCCATGTTCATGATCATGTGGAACATTTTGCATGTTACCCAGAAACTGCCGTCTAATGGCTTTCTGTTAGAAGTTGTGGCACACGAAGGAAAAATTGCCAGAATTAAAGATTAGCATGGAAACTTTGACAGGGTTGTTGCCTGAGACATTTTGTGTTAATGTGGTTTGTTCAGCCATATGGACACCTAATAAAACGTGCCCTTTGAGCTAAAACCTTTTTCTCGTGATATGTCCTAAGCCAAATATCCACTGAAGACAAATCAAACTGGGTTTGTCCACACTTTGTTGGATTTGCGGCTGGCGGTGTGAACTTTAGTTGCCGTGATGACAGAAGCCAAGCGCACCAAAGAGTGCTTTTAGGCGTCCCTAATGAACTGGACAGACAAGCGTATCATGAGATTATTTACAGTAATAAACACAAACGTTGCTCAACAGTCGCACGCACAAACATGACTTCCGGAAGAACGCATCATTTCCCGTTACTCTTCCTGTGCAAACAATTCCGCTCCAGCCGTGGCCAATCACTCCAACACCATATGATGTCATCAATGAGGCAACCGGAGCCTTAAACTGACCTCAGAGCAGATGTGATGTTCATAAAAATGGAAGACGacctgttgccatggaaacaatgTCCTGTCTCCCGATTGGTGGTTCATTCACTGTGGCGTCTGCATGCAAACCTTTGCGTCACCGACCATGTCAGAAGAGGAGACTCCGCCTCCTGCTCAGATTGTTTACTGTTGGaagcgggggggaaaaaacacgaCTTGAATTCCTTCATTTCAATAGAGAAACGTCTTAACAGCATGTGAAAGTGGAGTCATTTATGTAACTTGGCGTTGtgtactagggatgtaacgataacggcaatatcgtgatattgcgatattaaaattgccacaatatcgtcgtcgtcatgtcacgatattaaaagcagcacatctgttcaaaaatgtgtgcagttctagcaccctctggtggctagttttttttgtgcagtttaattttcacaaggcatgttttagcctttctatgtttaaaatccacgctaatggtcagatgaaggggaacgtaatacgGCAGAGTAAGGGTTGAGGAAGACTGATTTTTAAGGCATATATTTCCCCAACATTTTGCTCAAACTCAAGGTTTAGGCTTTTAGATGTAGAAGTGAGGTTCCACAGTATATAGAGATAAAGTAAGTCGATATTTTTAACCAAAACTCGGCAACGATATTTTGACGATATtctacagaaagaaaaaaaatcttgtaaatcTGCACTCGCTTCACAGAATAATTATTAACAGCGTTTTTGAACAGCtctttgtttatattttaatatgctCAATAAATTTTCTTTCAACAATATTTTATGGCAACATTTAACAATgaaagctttattattatttccaagCTATATGAggtgttttcattgattttccTAAATCTTTGAcagttaaatgtattttattatttcataataACAGATCTGGTCAATGATTAATGGActactttttatatagcgcctttaactacaccatattgTGTCCAAAGTGCtttgcctcacattcacccatttacATCATCACATTTTAATCTGCACTAAGTACTGGTGCACCACAGCCAATTACTAGCTATGATGCGCAGTACAAGAGTGTAGAAACTGAATATTAAGCCAATATGGATTGGAACATCCGGTCAACTTTTATTGGCTTGCATAACGGTGGCGTTTGTGAGGCATTGCCAATGTTGACTTGCTTTGTCAATGACAGTGTGTGTTAGCTCAATGCAGTGAGGCTTTTCTGATTGTTTTCGGCTGCTTTACTTATCTTATCTTTAGCGGTAGTCGTACTTGTGGAGTCTCTAAGTCACGTAATCCTCCATATGCTCCGTGTTGGAACAGAAGTGCTTTTCACGGCGAGCGTTTTTCGGCACACGTTACGATATTATTTTGGTCTTGTCAACCCCAAATAATTTCCAGGCTAGCGACGTGGACTTAAGTCTGGCTAAGTTTATTAGTCACTAATACGAGACTTAAATTCCATGTTGTCCCTTGTAAACACTTCTCCCGTTTTCCTCACGGCTGGCGCCACCGAGTCACGTGATTGAATCCTGCCCGCTGATTTGCAGAATGAACACGTatcacttcctcctcttccgTCTATGCACGCTGATTCGCCAAATGACAACTTTCATCACTTTCTCCTACTTTTCAGCCAATCGAATGagttgtttccccccccccccatttagcGATAGTATTAAAACTCAATAATGTCAAATTGGACATCGTGAAAGCCAAGTTGACGATAATACCGATGACGATGATTATCGCCCACCCCTAATAAGGGCTACATGTACCATACGTGTGTGTTACCTTGATCTGTTGATCTCACTGTTTCTCGTTCCAGTTGAATCTCCGGCAGAGAAAAGATGGACGTCGCTGGAATTAAACATTAGAGTGAGACATCCTCGCTTCACTTGTGTATCACTGTTACTATTATTGGGCACTGCAGTTGTCACTAGGCATGGGCCAATTACTGGTTTGATGGTTTACCGTGAccttaaaaagtcaaggtttcaaattaTCGCTAATGTTGGCTGTCACCAGTAATgagtatttttccttttttgaggGTACTCCAAACAGGAAAAGTCTCATttctgcaatatgattggctgcttgcagaaaTCAATAAACAAGCCGTCTGTTTGAAGATAACGGGAGAGgccagcaactttttttttctctcctcctccACTGAACAGAGAGGGGCAGGGTGAGCAGTTGCgcacaggaggaggaggaggagggacgaAGATGAGAGCATACACGGATGCCTTTTCAGtgtgtactagttagccccaaggacaaaaTGCATTAGCAGTATTAGCATAGCGTGTACTACTTACTGTCAGGAAGTGCACACACTCTGTTTCCAAGGTTACTGAAGTAGCAATGAGTCATAGCCTCAGCTGCTGAAGTCCTTTTCTTTCCTTCAAACTAGACAAGCACAATAATAGCACAACATGAACGCACTCATATATTGTAACGCACAAATACAATTTGTATGATCGTTTTGTGTGCGCGCATAAAGCGTTCACGGACCTGCAAGAACTTTGACAACAATTGGACGCCATTGCTGTTGagcctaaaaacaaaacacactcaGTTATAATCATGCTGTTTAAATGTATTGTGCACATTTGTGATGTTTTCAACACACAACACTTACTGATGGAAGTTGTGTAGTCAtaatcagggctggactggccatatGGCATaaagggcagatgcccggtgggccagtgtcttttggggccgatagggtgctattcaattattattttcctccatttcatCCCGAGAGACCAGCCCACAAATCCAGTCACAATATAGAGAACAAACTGAACCAATAAAAATCAGTGCTAGAGCTACGTTATGTGGTAGCCAAGGGTGGTCAGGAATCGGTCTGAGCCAGCAGggctaagtcaaaatgccagggccgaatatttgtgccagtccagccctggtcaTAATAGTATTTACATTGACTTACGAGTGCCCCAAATTTGGAGTTTTTCATGTTACAAACCATCGATCGgcggattatttttttttttttaatgcagttgtGTATGAGGTAGTGGTGTTACCGGGGTGTGTGATCGCCAAGGTTCTCCGGGGGGTACTGAGGATAATTTGCTGCCACAAATTCCTCGTTGGAACCGATTCCTGGCCAGCTCTCTTCAGTTGGCGTTCCTGTGAGCGtgaggacacacacacgcacacgttgTCAACATGTGTGTCACATCTGATAAACATATCAAAAGTTTGATTCTCACCCAACAATTTAAAGATGAAGTGAAGCTCCTCCTCCACTGTAGAACCAGGAAACAATGGCCGACCTGTTGTCATCTCGTACAAGATACACCCTACACCCCTACAAACACAGTACACACACAGGTGAGCGAAAGGTCCACACAGATAAGAGGCACGTGTGTTGTCATGATAACGAACCACATGTCAATGTGTGTGGAGTAGTCGGTGCTGCCCAGCAGGATGTCTGGTGGGCGGTACCAAAGGGTTACCACCTCGTTTGAATACGTCTTGGTCGGGATCGACTTGGCCCGGGCCAGACCTGCAACATCAAATCACACGGAGAACTCGAACCACGCGGACAAGGAATAGAAGCACAAACAGAACTACAAGAACCACATGGACAATCATACGCAGGACCACTAGAACCACATGGACAACCAATACAACTACTGTGGTGAACTTTACAACCACATAGGGAATCTACTAGAGGCCCATGAACAAAACCTAGACTACTAGAACAACCTCAAGAACTACACAGGGAACGATTAGAGGAACAAAGACaaccattaaaatgatttgGGAAACCACACAGACCAGCTAGAACCAGAATCCTTATCAATACCCACTAAAATGACAAGGAGAACTACTATAACCATATGGGCAAAGACTTCAACCACACGGAGAACCTCCATGGAACACCATATTGAAAACCGATAAAAGCTCATGTAAACGCACACAGAAAGTCAAGGACGAAGCCTTGCTCACCAAAGTCAGCCAGTTTGAGTTCTCCTCGCTCGTTGATGAGCAGGTTTTGGGGCTTGAGGTCTCGATGGAGAACTTTCCGGCGATGACAGTAGGCCAAACCTCGCAGTAACTGAAAGAGGAAAAGCTGGCAAGACAAAAAATACAGATCAGTCACGTCAACACTTCCACGGGTTTAAAGTGTACTCATGTGTAAGAGGATGACGCACTTGGACATTGTGCATGTGGATGACGTTGCCGCAGTCGTCCAGGTACTGTTTCAAATCTTTGtcctaaaaacacacaaattggcTCGTTGAGGCATGTGACCACGTGGAAATATTCGcacaaatttgtgtttgtgtcttaCCAGGTACTCAAAGACCAGTGTGAGGGACTTCTGTGTGTGGATGATGTCATGAAGCGTCACGATGTTGGCATGTTTCAGGTCCTTCAGCAGAGACACTGACGCAAACAAACAGCAAGTGTCactgaaggttttttttccccaaaatgtttttttttttttatatatttcatagtGCATATTTGGTGAGCCTCAAGTGAAGGTGTCTTGCTTGTACAGAATACAATCATCGATGTGACATAGGTTCTTGACTCGAATggtgttgatgctttatgatAGCTTCCATTttaagtgctttgccaccattttgtggcatctatacGCAATTACAAACCCCTTTTAGGGAGGGGGGTCATTTATTGGCAGATTTGATTCAAATTagaaatctgaattttttgtttgtttgaacaaTGTGAATACACCTTCTCTGATAGCTGTACACGGAGCTCCTTCTTCATGCTCCAGACGAATTTCCTTCAAAGCCACCAAGTTGTCTGTCAGCTTACTACGGCCTTTGTACACAGTCGCATAGGTGCCCTAGACACACATCAAAGACAGATATGGCATAGAGAGACATGCACGCTGATAAGTGAGACatgtagggatgcacgataattaTCGGATCGATATTGGGGGGGCGACATAATTTTTAGACATGTCTGCCGTACGAAGCAAT
This window harbors:
- the LOC144061808 gene encoding cyclin-dependent kinase 16-like: MERMRKIKRQLSLTLGRGGAGGGDRTLSDHQENTSHSDSEAGTLRPTSGGVKVRGSSSSVQSLFQSYSRRPRGLGRSLSSYLNHSSRLEIVHEDVKMSSDGENEPTSSSDDVQSPVRVRLRTKKISTEDINKRLSLPADIRLPDGYLEKCNVIGPALFEQPISRRLRRVSLSEIGFGKLETYVKLDKLGEGTYATVYKGRSKLTDNLVALKEIRLEHEEGAPCTAIREVSLLKDLKHANIVTLHDIIHTQKSLTLVFEYLDKDLKQYLDDCGNVIHMHNVQLFLFQLLRGLAYCHRRKVLHRDLKPQNLLINERGELKLADFGLARAKSIPTKTYSNEVVTLWYRPPDILLGSTDYSTHIDMWGVGCILYEMTTGRPLFPGSTVEEELHFIFKLLGTPTEESWPGIGSNEEFVAANYPQYPPENLGDHTPRLNSNGVQLLSKFLQFEGKKRTSAAEAMTHCYFSNLGNRVCALPDTTSIFSLPEIQLERETVRSTDQVNNLSRRRSLLF